In the genome of Variovorax sp. PAMC26660, the window CTTCGAGCCCGGTGATGGTGGGCGAACTGGCCGAGGCCGCCAGCGCGGCCGGCGCCGAGCGCACCAGCACCCGCACGCAGGTGCCCTTGTGCAGCCTGGAGCTGAGTTCGACGCGTGTGTTCAGCAGCTCGGCCAGCCGCTGCACCGTGGCCAGCCCCAGCCCCATGCCGCGCGCGCCGCGTGCCGCCTGGCGACCGGTGGGCTCCACCTGGTAGAACTCCTCGAACACCCGTGCCTGGTGCTGCAGCGCGATGCCCACGCCGGTGTCGACCACGTCGATGCGCACGCCCTTGCCGCGCCGGCGCGCGCCGATCAGCACACCGCCCTCGATGGTGTGGCGCAGCGAGTTCGACACCAGGTTGTTGAGGATGCGCGAGAGCATCACGTAGTCGCAGCGCACCCACACATCGGTCTTGCGCGCCACCAGCCGCAGGCCCTGCTGCTCGGCCACCGGGCGGAAGTTGCGGCTGATCTCGTCGAACAGCCGGTCGAGCGGGAAGTCGGTCCATTGCGGCTGCAGCACGCCGGCGTCGAGCTGCGACAGGTTGAGCAGCTCCGAGAACAGCCGGTCGAGCGAATCCACGCACTCGCGGATGTGGCCGATGCGCTGCAGCTTCACCGGATCGGTCTCGCCATTGGCCAGCCCGTCGGAGAACAGCGTGAGCGCATGCAGCGGCTGGCGCAGGTCGTGGCTGGCGGCGGCGAGCAGGCGCGTCTTGGCCTGGCTCGCCACTTCGAGCTGCGCGTTCTTGCGCGCCAGCTCGGCCGTGGCCTCGTTGATGCGGCTTTGCAGCAGGCCATGGCTTTCGGCCAGCGCACGCGCTGCCTGGTTGAAGCCGTGCTGCAGGTGTCGCACCTCGGATGTGCCCTCGATCGCCACGCTCGCGTCTTCACCCGCGCCGAGCCGGTCGACCGCCTTGCCGAGCGCACGGATCGGCTCGCTGATGCGCCGTGCCGCCCACCAGCCCGCCAGGCCCACGCCCACGAGGCTGATGGCCAGCACCAGCACCACGTTGAGCCAGACCGAACGCCGGGCGCTCTGTACCGCACCAAGGCTGATCTCGACCATCACCTTGCCGTTGTGGCGTCCGTCGTCGCTGACGATGGGCACCACCACCTGCAGGCCTTCGCCGCGTGCGCGGTCGACGGTCTCGGAGTTGGCGACGATCTCGCCGTCTTCCGTCCAGATCTGCACCTGCTGCACATTCGGCTGGTAGGTGCCCGACTGCGCGGTGCGCTGCAACGCGCGGCGGTCCATGCGCGCCAGCGGGGCCTGTGCCACCGTGGCCACCTGCATCGCCACCGTCTGCGCGTTGGCACGCATCAGCTCGGTGAGGTTGCCCAGGTGCTGCCGCGTCAGCACGGCAATGGCGGCCAGCGTGGCCAGTGTCGCCGGCACCAGTGCCAGCAGGATCAACTGCTGCGCGAAGGTCATGCGCGCAAGCCCACGGAGGACGCGGAAGTTCCAGCTCATGAAGGAAGTGGGCGCATGAGGGCCGAGCTTATGAGCCCCGTCCCGAACATGGAAGACAGGAAAAACATCACAAAGAATGTCTGCATTTGCTATTTAATGGCGTCCGCGTAGCCCATGTTAGACCCGCTGGTCCGCAGCGTCCCTATGTCTTCCGGTTCAAAAATGCTGGTTTTCCTGCGTCGCCTCGCCGCTGTTCCGGGCGCCCTTCGTGTGGCGGTGCTGGGCTTGCTCATGGGCCTGCCGCTGGTGGCTGCGGCGCAGGCCAGCAGCCCGCTGCAGCCGCCGGTGCGCTTCGGCATCCTGCCGCTGGGCGGCGCCTTCGAGTCGCGCAGCGACTGGGACCCGCTGCTGGCCGAACTCAGCCGCGCCATCAGCCGGCCGGTGAGCGTGCTGTCGGTCAACTCGTACGAGGCGCTGGAGCAGGCCATCCAGCGTGACGAGGTCGACATGGCTTTTCTCTCGGGAAAGATGGCGCTCGACGCCGTGACCCAGCGCCGCATGAAGGTGGTGGCGCAGGTGGTGCGGCACGACGGCCTGGCCGGTTACCGCGCGCTGCTGCTGTCGCGCAAGGCGCCGCCTTTCAACACACTGAAGAGCCTGCTGGAGCAGCCCGAGCGCTGGCGCATCGCGCGCGGCGAGAAGCAGTCGGTGTCGGGCTTCATCGTGCCGCAGCTGCAGATCTTTCTGCCGAACCACATCGCGATGGAAACGCGCTTCCTGAGCGAGACCGTCGGCACCCATCAGACCACCGCGCTGGCCGTGGCCAACAACGAAGCGGATGTTGCAACCAACAACTCGGCCGACTTCGAGCGCTTCAAGCAGCGCTTTCCGGCCGAGGCACAGCGCCTGCAGGTGCTGTGGGAGTCCGACCTGATTCCGCACGCGCAGATCGTGGTGCGGCGCGAATACCCGCCAGAGCTGCGCACGCGCGTGCAGACCTTCCTGACCAATTACGGCCGAGCCAAGGGCCCGCGTGGTGACGCCGAGCGCGTGGTGCTCAAGTCGCTGCACGACCTGGCCGGCTTCGTGGCGGCCGACAACAGTTCGCTGCAGCCGGCAGCCAAGCTGGCCTACCAACTGGCCCGCCAGAACGCCATGACGGCGCAATGGGTGAACGACGCCGCGCGAGAGGCCCGTCTGCAGCGCATCGACAGCAGTTATGCCGAGCAGGTGGGTGTGTTGAAAGATGTGACGCCTTGAGATGAGACGCTGTTTTTCTACTCGTCGCGTTGTGTTTGGAATGCGTTGTTCGGGGCGCTGCTGTTTGGGGCGTGGTTGTTCTTTGCGCTGCTGTTCGGGGCGACGCTCCCGCCGACACGGTGCTCTTTTTCGCGAATGTCCCCCGCTTCGCTCCTCCTTTATTTCGCGAAAAAGAGCACCGTATCGACGTGAGCGTTGGACAGAGCGGTGGTTGATCTCCGATCACCGGCAGCGTGCCCAGGTGCGAATGGCACTGGGTGTTCCCCGCAGCGAAATAAAGGAGGAGCGAAGCGGGGGACATTCGCGGAGGGGAGCACCCAGTGTCATTCGCACAAGCCCCGAATGCATGCGCCTCGAACGAACACCCCCGAACGCCAGTAAACCAAAGCGAAGCAACTGACATGCTCCCCCGACTCAAGCAACTGCTGGCAACTCTAGGCAGCTTCGTCGCAATCGCGGCAGCACTGTCCCTGCCGCTATCTGCCGTGGCGCAAGGAACCAACGCCGGAGCACCAGAAAAGAGCGCAACCCCAGCCATCAAGTCGATCCGCTTCGGCGTACTGCCGCTCGGTGGCACCGTTGAATCGCGCGCCCTGTGGACGCCACTCATGGCCGACATGAGCCGCGCTCTCGGCATGCCCGTCGATGCCTACTCGGTGCCCTCATACGAAGAGTTAGACCGCGCCATCGGCCGCGACGAAATCGACATGGCCTTTCTCTCCGCCAAGATGGCACTCGACGCCGTCATGCAGCGGCGAATGAAAGTGGTGGCGCAGATCGCGCGGCGCCCCGGCATGCCCGAGCACCGCGCCGTGC includes:
- a CDS encoding hybrid sensor histidine kinase/response regulator, with amino-acid sequence MSWNFRVLRGLARMTFAQQLILLALVPATLATLAAIAVLTRQHLGNLTELMRANAQTVAMQVATVAQAPLARMDRRALQRTAQSGTYQPNVQQVQIWTEDGEIVANSETVDRARGEGLQVVVPIVSDDGRHNGKVMVEISLGAVQSARRSVWLNVVLVLAISLVGVGLAGWWAARRISEPIRALGKAVDRLGAGEDASVAIEGTSEVRHLQHGFNQAARALAESHGLLQSRINEATAELARKNAQLEVASQAKTRLLAAASHDLRQPLHALTLFSDGLANGETDPVKLQRIGHIRECVDSLDRLFSELLNLSQLDAGVLQPQWTDFPLDRLFDEISRNFRPVAEQQGLRLVARKTDVWVRCDYVMLSRILNNLVSNSLRHTIEGGVLIGARRRGKGVRIDVVDTGVGIALQHQARVFEEFYQVEPTGRQAARGARGMGLGLATVQRLAELLNTRVELSSRLHKGTCVRVLVRSAPAALAASASSPTITGLEEEASLANVRILVIDDERTILEGLTVVLSNWGAEVLAAQTRAEALALADTWDQPPDVVVSDLLLQGGDNGLDVIAALERHPRGIGPGTARLLVTGETKPDRLREVASAGITVLYKPVSPRVLRQAIQAQRLAALQLG
- the phnD gene encoding phosphate/phosphite/phosphonate ABC transporter substrate-binding protein — protein: MLVFLRRLAAVPGALRVAVLGLLMGLPLVAAAQASSPLQPPVRFGILPLGGAFESRSDWDPLLAELSRAISRPVSVLSVNSYEALEQAIQRDEVDMAFLSGKMALDAVTQRRMKVVAQVVRHDGLAGYRALLLSRKAPPFNTLKSLLEQPERWRIARGEKQSVSGFIVPQLQIFLPNHIAMETRFLSETVGTHQTTALAVANNEADVATNNSADFERFKQRFPAEAQRLQVLWESDLIPHAQIVVRREYPPELRTRVQTFLTNYGRAKGPRGDAERVVLKSLHDLAGFVAADNSSLQPAAKLAYQLARQNAMTAQWVNDAAREARLQRIDSSYAEQVGVLKDVTP